One Streptomyces fagopyri DNA window includes the following coding sequences:
- a CDS encoding ATP-binding protein, whose protein sequence is MPRSASLRITESPQGFAQARDFTRRTLGRWALGDRSDDAVLVVTELATNALLHAAPQARAGQSGVWLKLTLRRAHVVCAVTDQSDSPPLCPRTDGALEVHGRGLRIVEALSEHWGWTRSPAGKTVWAMLPAPPRHTSPAWQGPA, encoded by the coding sequence GTGCCCAGATCCGCGAGCCTGCGCATCACGGAATCACCCCAGGGGTTCGCCCAGGCACGCGACTTCACGCGCCGCACCCTCGGACGCTGGGCGCTCGGCGACCGCAGTGACGACGCCGTCCTCGTCGTCACCGAGCTGGCCACCAACGCGCTGCTCCACGCGGCTCCGCAGGCCCGTGCCGGGCAGTCGGGGGTGTGGCTGAAGTTGACGCTCCGCCGCGCCCATGTCGTGTGCGCCGTCACCGATCAGAGCGACAGCCCGCCGCTGTGCCCTCGTACGGACGGCGCGCTGGAGGTCCACGGTCGCGGACTGCGCATCGTCGAGGCGCTGTCCGAGCACTGGGGCTGGACCCGCTCGCCCGCCGGCAAGACCGTGTGGGCCATGCTGCCGGCCCCTCCTCGGCACACGTCGCCGGCCTGGCAGGGCCCGGCATGA
- a CDS encoding DUF397 domain-containing protein: MPSVRNGTRASSLGVRWVKSRHSNAEGNCVEVAPLHEGGVALRNSRDPDGPALIYTAAELAAFLAGAKDGEFDHLV; encoded by the coding sequence GTGCCATCAGTGCGAAACGGAACGCGGGCCAGTTCGCTGGGTGTCCGCTGGGTGAAGAGCCGGCACAGCAACGCCGAGGGCAACTGCGTCGAGGTGGCGCCCCTGCACGAGGGCGGGGTGGCGCTGCGCAACTCACGCGACCCCGACGGACCGGCCCTCATCTACACGGCCGCCGAACTGGCCGCCTTCCTGGCAGGAGCGAAGGACGGGGAGTTCGATCACCTGGTGTGA
- a CDS encoding IS701 family transposase — protein MDLHEVRRVRATLALFVADVFASVPRKDQRAKGDCYLRGLMLDGRRKSIQAMAARLPDGNEQNLQQFVNQSTWDPVPVQRRINERLLPLVDPVAWVIDDVSMPKDGRMSVGVAPQYCGALGKRANCQVAVSVHAASDTASCPLQWRLFLPEDWAADGHRRTRTQVPPEVIHREKWRLALDMLDALADWGMTPPAVVSDAAYGTNAHLRAALSERGLTYVLSVRSDVSAHPFDAQPMAPDRKGDIGCWPQPRYRQKAPSVAALATALGREAFTPLTWRQGSKGELRSRFAAVRVRPAGKAVERPIKAAASAGQGWWDGVLPDCWLLAEWPAGADAPSEYWLSNLPPDTPIADLVRLAKVRWRIEHDYRELKHGLGLDHFEGRSWPGWHHHVTLVTAAQAFLTEQRLAPKAPHPASPSTRSSTLSKTP, from the coding sequence GTGGATTTACATGAAGTGAGGCGTGTTCGGGCGACGTTGGCGTTGTTCGTGGCCGATGTGTTCGCTTCGGTGCCGCGGAAGGACCAGCGGGCCAAGGGTGACTGTTATCTGCGGGGACTGATGCTGGACGGCCGTCGCAAGTCGATCCAGGCGATGGCGGCGCGACTGCCGGACGGCAACGAGCAGAACCTGCAGCAGTTCGTGAACCAGTCGACCTGGGATCCGGTGCCCGTGCAGCGGCGGATCAACGAACGTCTGCTGCCGCTGGTCGACCCGGTGGCGTGGGTGATCGACGATGTGTCGATGCCGAAAGACGGCCGGATGTCGGTCGGTGTGGCTCCGCAGTACTGCGGAGCCCTGGGCAAACGGGCGAACTGCCAGGTCGCCGTCAGTGTCCACGCCGCCAGTGACACTGCCTCATGCCCCCTGCAGTGGAGGCTGTTCCTGCCCGAGGACTGGGCTGCGGACGGCCACCGCCGCACCAGGACCCAGGTTCCGCCCGAGGTCATACACCGGGAGAAATGGCGTCTGGCACTGGACATGCTCGACGCTCTCGCGGACTGGGGCATGACACCGCCGGCGGTGGTGTCCGACGCCGCCTACGGCACCAACGCACACCTGCGGGCCGCCCTCTCGGAGCGAGGACTCACCTATGTCCTGTCCGTCCGCTCGGACGTGAGCGCCCACCCGTTCGACGCACAGCCCATGGCTCCGGACCGCAAAGGAGATATCGGCTGCTGGCCCCAGCCGCGTTACCGCCAGAAGGCGCCGTCAGTGGCGGCTCTTGCCACGGCTCTGGGGCGAGAGGCATTCACCCCGCTCACGTGGCGCCAGGGTTCGAAAGGGGAGTTACGTTCCCGCTTCGCGGCGGTGCGCGTGCGTCCGGCCGGAAAAGCCGTCGAACGACCGATCAAAGCAGCGGCCTCAGCCGGACAGGGCTGGTGGGACGGGGTCCTGCCCGACTGCTGGCTCCTGGCCGAATGGCCCGCCGGAGCCGACGCGCCAAGCGAATACTGGCTTTCCAACCTCCCGCCCGACACCCCGATCGCCGATCTGGTCCGCCTGGCCAAGGTCCGCTGGCGCATCGAGCACGACTACCGCGAGCTCAAGCACGGCCTGGGCCTGGACCACTTCGAAGGCCGTTCCTGGCCCGGCTGGCACCACCACGTCACCCTCGTGACCGCCGCCCAAGCCTTCCTCACCGAACAGCGCCTGGCCCCAAAAGCACCGCACCCAGCATCACCCTCTACCAGATCCTCGACGCTCTCCAAGACACCCTGA
- a CDS encoding serine hydrolase, whose product MPNQPRPPQHAQDHARHRGRRALAGAGVLLALSTALVAGGTAHAAPAAAAVDRPSGQAVAETGAPAASPARHKSRVTAAVLDLDGTGREPTVYGDDVTYDTASIIKVDILATLLLQAQDAGRRLTAQERAHAEPMIRHSDNAAANALWREIGRAPGLEAANKRLGLTETKGGSGTRWGLTRTTASDQIRLLRAVFGTAGKPDTGATALDAESRTYVRTLMAGVANEQAWGVSAASASGWALKNGWLQRSTSGLWDVNSVGRIVVDGHRYLVAVLSDGSISMKDGVALVERTARAALTSASGH is encoded by the coding sequence ATGCCGAACCAACCGCGCCCCCCGCAGCACGCGCAGGACCACGCGAGACACCGAGGCAGGCGCGCCCTCGCCGGTGCCGGTGTCCTGCTGGCCCTGTCGACGGCGCTCGTCGCGGGCGGTACGGCCCACGCGGCACCAGCGGCCGCCGCGGTCGACAGGCCTTCCGGACAGGCGGTGGCCGAGACCGGCGCTCCGGCGGCGTCCCCGGCTCGGCACAAGTCACGCGTCACGGCCGCCGTGCTCGACCTCGACGGCACGGGCCGGGAGCCCACGGTGTACGGCGACGACGTCACCTACGACACCGCGAGCATCATCAAGGTCGACATTCTCGCGACACTGCTGCTTCAGGCGCAGGACGCGGGACGCCGTCTCACCGCGCAGGAACGCGCGCACGCCGAACCGATGATCCGGCACAGCGACAACGCGGCGGCCAACGCGCTGTGGCGTGAGATCGGCCGGGCGCCGGGTCTGGAGGCGGCGAACAAGCGCCTCGGCCTGACCGAGACCAAGGGCGGATCCGGCACTCGCTGGGGGCTGACCCGGACGACGGCCAGTGACCAGATCCGGTTGCTGCGCGCGGTGTTCGGTACGGCTGGGAAGCCGGACACGGGCGCCACCGCGCTCGACGCGGAGTCCCGGACCTATGTCCGGACCCTGATGGCCGGCGTCGCGAACGAACAGGCGTGGGGTGTCTCGGCGGCCTCGGCCTCCGGGTGGGCCCTGAAGAACGGCTGGCTGCAGCGCAGTACGTCCGGGCTGTGGGACGTCAACAGCGTGGGACGGATCGTGGTGGACGGACACCGCTATCTCGTCGCGGTCCTCTCGGACGGCAGCATCTCGATGAAGGACGGTGTCGCGCTGGTGGAGAGGACCGCGCGGGCAGCCCTCACCTCGGCGTCCGGACACTGA
- a CDS encoding SMI1/KNR4 family protein has translation MTRNGSFGETWARLTEWLAVMAPESLAAVRPPVAREGILPELGELYAHCDGTLPTEAGRFLVSGCGLLSVEESVSLRARLVSLVDGPDVEADWWRLDWVPWAANHDGASCLFVDTGPGPGRGAIGYFFQESGGEAQLWPSLTAFLVALADAVEEGTSFVGETPVVNGGALGWD, from the coding sequence GTGACGCGGAACGGCTCGTTCGGGGAGACCTGGGCGCGGCTGACGGAGTGGCTGGCCGTGATGGCACCGGAGAGTCTGGCTGCAGTGCGGCCGCCGGTTGCCAGAGAGGGGATCCTCCCGGAACTGGGTGAGTTGTACGCGCATTGCGACGGCACACTCCCCACGGAGGCAGGTCGGTTCCTGGTGTCCGGGTGCGGCCTCCTCAGCGTGGAAGAGTCCGTGTCGCTGCGCGCGCGCCTGGTGTCCCTGGTGGACGGACCGGACGTGGAAGCCGACTGGTGGCGTCTGGACTGGGTCCCGTGGGCGGCGAACCATGACGGCGCGAGCTGCCTCTTCGTCGACACTGGGCCGGGCCCTGGCCGGGGCGCCATCGGCTACTTCTTCCAGGAGTCGGGCGGGGAAGCACAACTTTGGCCCTCGCTCACCGCGTTTCTGGTGGCCCTGGCCGACGCTGTGGAGGAGGGGACGTCGTTCGTCGGCGAGACGCCGGTCGTGAACGGCGGCGCACTCGGATGGGATTGA
- a CDS encoding DUF2750 domain-containing protein: MSQSGSQAAAFFRDVRQSGVVWLVRDDDGSPAPLSADGTRSLPFWSTSARAQRAAKIWGHGLRVESTLLEGWCDRELPDAAREGLMIGINWSGPRLVGWSFTPMEVLNRLAAAD, encoded by the coding sequence ATGAGTCAGAGTGGTTCGCAAGCGGCAGCGTTCTTCCGGGACGTCCGCCAGAGCGGAGTGGTCTGGCTTGTCCGGGATGACGACGGAAGCCCGGCTCCCCTTTCCGCGGACGGCACGCGAAGTCTTCCCTTCTGGTCGACCTCGGCCCGCGCCCAGAGGGCGGCGAAGATCTGGGGGCATGGGCTACGGGTCGAATCCACGCTCCTGGAAGGCTGGTGCGACCGCGAACTGCCCGATGCCGCCCGGGAGGGACTCATGATCGGCATCAACTGGAGCGGGCCGCGCCTCGTTGGCTGGAGCTTCACCCCGATGGAAGTCCTCAACCGACTGGCAGCGGCTGACTAG